CGAGGCCGACCGGATCCGCGAGCGCCTGCACCCCGAGGGCGTGGTCACGTACATCGTCGACCGCAACATCAACTACACGAACGTCTGTGTGGCCGACTGCGGGTTCTGCGCCTTCTACCGGCGCCCGAAGCACCACGAGGGCTACACGCTCTCGTTCGAGGAGATCGGCCTGAAGATCGAGGAGACGAAGGCGCTCGGCGGCGTCCAGATCCTCATCCAGGGCGGGCACAACCCCTACATCCCGTTCGAGTGGTACCTCGACCTCCTGCGCTATATCAAGCGGAACCACCCGATCCATGTGCACGGCTTCAGCCCGAGCGAGGTGGACTTCTTCGCCACGCTCTTCCGCATGGAACCGCGTGACGTGATCCGCGAGCTCAAGTCGGCTGGCCTCGACTCGATTCCCGGCGGCGGCGGCGAGATCCTCGTGCAGCGCGTGCGGGACTACGCGGCACCGAAGAAGGCGGGGGCGGATCGCTGGCTCGACATGATGGAGATCGCCCACCAGGAGGGCATGAAGACCTCGGTGACGATGATGTACGGCCTGGGCGAGACGCTCGCCGAGCGCCTCGAGCACCTCGAGCGCGTGCGCGCACTGCAGGCCCGCACCGGCGGCTTCACCGCCTTCATCACCTGGCCGCTGCAGCCGGAGAACACCCCGGAGTTCTCGCACATGCAGAAGACCGACGCCACCGAGTACCTGCGCACCGTCGCCATCAGCCGCATCGTGCTCGACAACGTGCCGAACCTGCAGAGCAGCTGGGTCACGATGGGGATGAAGGTGGGCCAGATGGCCCTCCGATTCGGCTGCAACGACTTCGGCTCGCTGATGATCGAGGAGAACGTCGTCTCGGCCGCGAACACCACCTACAGCACCACCACGGCCGAGCTCGAGCGCCTCATCCACGACGCGGGCTTCACCGCCTCGCGGCGGCGGCAGGACTACTCACTGCTGCCGACCGCGCCAGAAGCCGCTGCCGCCGCCTGACCGCGCCACACCACCGCCGTCCGTCATCGTCCCCGACACTCCCGCTCATGCCGCCCGTCCGGTTCCAGCCCTCCGCCCGCAAGGCCATCGACTTCGCGATGGTCGAGATGGAGCGCGTCGGTGATCCCGTGCTCACCTCGCTGCACCTGCTCCTCGGCCTGCTCGAGCCGGCAGCGGACGGCTCGATGGCGGCGCTGCGGCTGCTGGGCGTGAACCCGGCGGCGCTGCAACTCGATGCGCGCCGCGACATCCACCTTGCCCGCACCGGCGCGCTGCCGCCGGAGGTCGACGAGGCCCCCGAACTGTTGCTCGAGCGCGCAGGGCGCATCTCGGAGCAGTGCGGGGCGAACGACATCTCCGACGCCGACATGCTGATGGCCGCGGCGCAGGACCAGCGCACCTGGGCCGGCAGGCTGCTGGCGGCATCCGGGGTGACCCCGCCGCTCCTCTGGGGTGTCTTTCCCGAGGCACGTGGGGTGCTCCGCCAGCCCGGCGCCCCGGATCCGCTGTCCGGCATCGAGATCCTCGACGTCACGTTCCCGCCGGCGTTCACGCCGGCGCTCCCGGTCCGCACCGGCATCGGATATGACTCGCACCGCTTCGGCATCGGCGGGCCGATGGTGCTCGGCGGGATCGAGATCCCGGGTGACATCAAGCTCGTCGGGCACTCCGACGCCGATGCGGTCTGCCATGCCCTCACCGATGCCGTGCTCGGCGCTGCCGGCGCGGGGGACATCGGCGAGCTGTTCCCCGACACCGATCCGGCGAACCGCGGCCGCAACTCGATCGAGATGCTGCGCCTGGCGTGCGCGAGCGCCGAACAGCGCGGCTGGCGCGTGGCCCAGGTCGACGTGACGGTGATCGTGGAGCGCCCCAAGCTGCTGCCCTACCGGGATGCGATGCGGGCGTCGCTGGCGCACGCGCTGGGCCTGCCGGGTGAGAGTGTGAGCGTGAAGGCGAAGACCAACGAGGGGATGGGGTGGGTCGGCCGCGGCGAAGGGCTCGCGTGCATGGCCGTGGCGACGCTCATCCCGGTCCGCACCGCGAACTGAGCCGGCGTGGAGGCATTGCTGCAGTGGCTGGCGTCGCTCCCGCCGCTGGCGCTGTACCTCGCGCTGGCGGTCACCGCGGCCGCCGAGAACGTCTTTCCGCCGCTGCCGGCTGACACGGTCGTCGGCGTCGGCAGCTTCCTTGCGGCGCGCGGCAGTGGCTCGCTGGTGGGTGCCGCAGTCTCGATCTGGGCCGGCAACCTGCTCGGCGCCGTCGGCATGTACCTGGTGGGCCGTCGCTACGGCAGCGGAGCGCTGATGAAGCGCCTGGGCGGCGCCGACGCCGAGGCGCGGGTGGCGGCGCTGTATGCGCGGTATGGCATCTGGGCGCTCTTCGTGAGCCGGTTCCTGCCGGGCGTGCGCGCTATCGTGCCGCCGTTCGCCGGTGCCTTGCGCATCCCGCTGGCACAGGCGCTGCCGGTGATGGCGGTGGCGTCCGCGATCTGGTACGGCACCATCGCCTGGCTCGGCTTCCGGTTCGGGCAGAACGTGGACCAGCTACAGGCACTCATCGGCCGGGCCACGCGCACCTCGGGCCTCATCGCCGTGGCCATCGTGGCGGTCGCCGTGGCCGTGATCTGGTGGCGTCGCCGCGCCGCGGGCCGGCCATGACGGCCACCCAGCACCCGCTGCGGTACGCGGACGCGTGGCTCGACGCCCTCACGCTGGAACAGGGCTCGTCGCCGCGCACGATCGAGGCGTACTCCGGAGACCTCCACCGCCTCCACGAGTACCTCGAGACGAAGGGTGGACCACCCCCGGACCAGATCGACGCCCGCATGCTCCGGGGCTTCATCCACCATCTCGTGGACCTGGGCCTGGCGCCGGCGTCGGTGAGCCGGATGGTGAGTGCGGTGCGCGGCTTCTACAAGTTCCTCGTGGGCGAGTCCTACATCACGCACGACCCGAGCGGACAGCTCGAGACACCGAAGAAGTGGCGCACGCTGCCGGACGTGCTCTCGCCGGATGAGGTGGACCGGATCATCGGCGCGATCTCGCTGGACGAGCGCCTGGCGTTCCGGGACCGCGCCCTGCTCGAGGTGGCGTACGGGGCAGGGCTGCGCGTGAGCGAGTGGATCTCGCTCGGCATCGGCGACGTGCACATCGACGAGCGCATCGTGCGCGTGACCGGGAAGGGCAACAAGCAGCGGCTGGTGCCGATCGGGCGTCGCGCGCTGACGGCAGTGGCGATCTACATGCGCGAGCTGCGGCCATCGCTGGTGCACGGAGCGCCCACCGCCACGCTCTTCGTCAATGCGCGCGGCGGCCCGCTCTCGCGCATGGGCGCGTGGAAGCTGCTGCGGAAGTACGTCGACGCGGCGGGGATCACGACCCATGTCACGCCGCACACCTTGCGCCATTCCTTCGCGACGCATCTGTTGGAGGGCGGCGCCGACCTCCGGGCCGTGCAGGACATGCTCGGCCACGCCGACATCGCCACCACCCAGCTCTACACGCACGTGGACCGGAGCTACCTCCAGCAGGTCCACCGCCAGTTCCATCCGCGCGCATGATCCTCGTCATCGACAACTACGACTCGTTCACCTGGAACCTCGTGCAGTACTTCGGCGAGATGGGTGAGGTGCCCGACGTGCGGCGGAACGACGCGCTGACGGTGGACGAGGTCGGCGCGCTGCAGCCCGAGGCGATCATCCTCTCACCCGGCCCCTGCACGCCGGCCGAGGCCGGCATCACGGTGCCGGTGATCCAGCGATGGGGGGCGTCGATCCCCATCCTCGGCGTCTGCCTCGGCCACCAGGCGATCGGCGAGGCGTATGGTGGCCGTGTGGTGCGCGCCGACCGGGTCATGCATGGGAAGACGTCCGATCTCGTGCATGACGGCACGGACCTGTTCGCGGGCCTGCCGTCGCCGCTGCGGGTGATGCGGTACCACTCGCTGGTGGTGGAGCCGGCCACGCTGCCGGCCACCCTCGAGGTCACGGCCCGCGCCACCGACTCGGCGACGGAGATCCACGCGCTTCGACACCGCCACCATCCGGTCTGGGGTGTCCAGTTCCACCCGGAATCGGTGCTGACGCAGGAGGGCAAGGCGCTGCTGCGCAACTTCCTGGCGCTGGCCCGCGCCGGCTCGGCGAACCCATCCGTTCCGCGCGCCTGATCGGTCGTCCCCGAAGGCGAATGCAGCAGGTATGTCTCGCGCTCGTCGCTGCCATTGCCATTGCGGTTGAAGGGTCTACGTTACTGGAATGATTCTTGCCGCTAGCGATCCGACGAGGGGTCTCGCGTGAGGGTACTCGCGATCATTCCTGCCCGACGTGGCGCGACGCGGCTGCATGACAAGCCGTTGCGGTTGCTGGGTGGGTCTCCTCTCGTCGTGCGTGTCTGGGAGCGTGTCGTCGGTCTCGACGTCGCCCAGCGTACGGTCGTCGCCACCGATGATGCCGAGATCGTGGAGATCATCGAGCGAGCCGGCGGCACCGCGGTTCTGACCCGCGCCGACCATGCGTCCGGCACCGATCGGGTGGCCGAGGTCGCGGCACGGCCGGAATTCGCCGACGCCGACGTGATCCTCAATATTCAGGGCGACGAGCCCTTCATTGACGAGCTCGCTGTTCGTGGTGCGGTTCAGGTCGTCGTGAGCGGTGCGGCGCCCATCGGGACCGCCGCCGTGCCCGTGGCGCCGGATGCCCTCGGGCGCCCGGACTGCGTGAAGGTCGTCTGCGCGGACGACGGCCGGGCGCTCTACTTCTCGCGCGCCCCGATCCCGTTCCTGCGCGATGCCTCGGACGCCAGCGTGCTCGCCCCGCTCGTCCGCCAGCACCTTGGCATCTACGCCTACACCCGCGATGCGCTCCGGCGCTGGGTGGCGCTCCCGCTGCACCCGCTCGAGCAGGTCGAGCGACTCGAACAACTGCGCCCGCTCGCGGCCGGCATCCCGATCGGGGTGGCGAGCGCCGCGCCGGTGCCCGTCGGTGGCATCGACACCGAGGACGACCTGGTGCGCGCCAATGCGCACTGGGATTCCATTCACGCCGTACGGAGCCCCGCATGAGCGCGCTCGCACAACCGCAGCAGCCCACCAAGTTCATCTTCGTGACCGGCGGTGTCGTCTCCTCGCTGGGCAAGGGCATTGCGGCGGCGTCGCTGGGGCGGCTGCTGGTGGCGCGCGGGTTGCGCGTCACGATGATGAAGTTCGACCCGTACCTGAACGTCGATCCCGGGACCATGTCGCCGTTCCAGCACGGCGAGGTGTTCGTCACCAAGGATGGCGCCGAGACGGACCTCGACCTCGGGCACTACGAGCGGTTCCTCGACCGGTCGCTGAGCCAGGCCAACAACATCACCACCGGCCGCATCTACTCGAACGTCATCAACAAGGAACGCCGCGGCGAGTACCTCGGCTCCACGGTGCAGGTGATCCCGCACATCACCGACGAGATCAAGGGCGCCATCAAGCGCATCGCGCCGGACAACGACGTCGTGATCTGCGAGATCGGCGGCACGGTCGGCGACATCGAGTCGCTGCCGTTCCTCGAGGCCATCCGCCAGTTCCGCACCGAGGTGGGGAAGGCGAACGCGATGTTCGTGCACCTCACCCTCGTGCCGTACATCGCGGCCGCGGGCGAGGTGAAGACCAAGCCCACCCAGCACTCCGTGCGCGAGCTGATGGAGATCGGCATCCAGCCCGACTTCCTCATCTGCCGCACCGAGCGCCCCCTCGGCGACGACACCAAGCGGAAGATCGCGCTCTTCTGCAACGTCGACTTCGGCAACGTGATCGAGAGCCGCGACGTGCCGACGATCTACCAGATTCCCCTGTCGTTCCGCGAGCAGGGCTTCGATGCCCGTGTCATGGCGCGCCTCGGCCTGCCGGAGGCGGCGGACCCGGACCTCGGCCAGTGGCGCGAGATCGTGCGCCGGATCACGAAGCCGGCGCAGCGCGTGCGCATCGCGGTCGTGGGCAAGTACACCGACTTCGTGGACAGCTACAAGAGCGTGCAGGAGTCGCTCATCCACGGCGGCATCGCGCACGATGCGGGCGTCGACATCGCCTGGCTCTCGAGCGACCGCTTCACGGACCACGAGACGGCGCGGGCCCTGCTCTCGGAGTACGACGGGCTGCTGGTGCCGGGCGGCTTCGGCGTGCGCGGCGTGGAGGGCATGGTCGAGGCCATCCGTGCCGCCCGCGAGCTCCGGATCCCGTTCTTCGGCATCTGCCTCGGCATGCAGGTCGCGATCATCGAGTTCGCGCGCCACGTCGCCGGCCTGCCGGAGAGCCACTCGTCGGAGTTCGCACCCGAGTGCGAGCATCGCGTGATCTCCTTGCTCGAGTCGCAGCAGGGCGTGAAGGACATGGGTGGCACGATGCGGCTGGGAGCCTACCCGTGCGTGCTGCAGCCCGGGTCGCGCGCGGCCACCGCCTACGGCGCCGCCGAGGTCAGCGAACGGCACCGGCACCGGTACGAGGTGAGCAACCAGTACCGCGACCTCTTCACCGAGAAGGGCATGGTGCTGAGCGGCCTCTCGCCCGACGGGTCGCTGGTCGAGATCATCGAGCTCGCCGACCACCCGTGGTTCGTGGGCTGCCAGTTCCACCCCGAGCTGCAGTCGCGTCCGACCCGCCCCCATGCGCTGTTCGCCGGCTTCATCGGCGCCTCGCTGCGCGAGCAGCGCGCGCGGGGCGTCGACAGCGGCGAGGCCTCGGCGGCGGTCTCCGGCAACTGAGGATCATGCACGACGCAATTCTGTTCCCACCTGATCGGCTCTTCCTGATCGCCGGCCCCTGCCAGGCTGAGGATGACGCGCTGAACCTGCGCGTCGCCGAGGTGCTGGCGCGCGTGGCCGAGCGCGTGCCCGGCGGCGTGATCTTCAAGGCGAGCTTCGACAAGGCGAACCGCTCGAACGCCGGCGCCACGCGGGGCCTCGGCCTCGACCGCGGCCTCGAGGCGCTCGCCACCGTGCGTCGCGAGACCGGCCTGCCGGTCCTCACCGACGTGCACCTGCCGGAGCAGTGCGCGCCGGCGGCCGAGGTCTGCGACGTGCTTCAGGTCCCCGCCTTCCTCTGCCGGCAGACCGACCTGCTCGAGGCCGCGGGCCGCACCGGTCGCCCGGTGAACATCAAGAAGGGGCAGTGGCTGCAGCCCGAGGGGATGACGGGCGCCGTCAGCAAGGTGCGCGCGGTGTCGCCGCATGGCGCGGCTGCACCACTCGCCGTCACCGAGCGCGGCACCTTCTTCGGCTACGGTGACCTCGTCGTGGACATGCGCAACTTCCCGCGGATGCGCGAGGCGACCGGCGTGCCGGTGATCTATGATGCCACGCACAGCGTGCAGCAGCCGGGCCGCGGGAACGGCGGCGCCAGCGGCGGCCTGCGCGAGTTCATCCCACCGCTGCTGTTCGCGGCGCTCGCGGCCGGCGCGCAGGGCCTCTTCATCGAGACGCACCCCGATCCCGACCATGCGCCGAGCGACGGCCCGAACATGGTGCCGTTGCGCGACTTGCCCGCACTCATCGACCGCGCCCTCGAGTCCTGGGCACTGGCGCGCCGATGATCGATCCCGCACTCGCGCGCCGCATCGCCCTCGTGGCCTTCGACGTGGACGGCACGCTCACCGACAATGGCGTCTACATCGGCGCCGGCACCGGGGGCGCGACGGGCGAGCGCCTCGAGCTGAAGCGCTTCGACATCCAGGACGGACTCGGCATCGTGATGCTGCGCCGGGCGGGGATCGTCGTGGCGTTCATCTCCGCGCGCCACTCCGAGGCGACCACGCTGCGTGCCGCGGAACTCGGCGTGACGCTGGTGCGGCAGGGGAAGGGGCTCCGCAAGGTGCCGGAGCTCCAGGCCATCGCCACCGCGCACGGCATCCCGCTCGGGGACATCGCCTTCATGGGCGACGACCTTGCCGACATCGCGGTGATGCAGCAGGTGGGGCTGGGCGTGGCGCCACGGAATGCGGTGGCCGAGGTCAGCGCGGTGGCCACCCTGCAGCTCACCCGCGAGGGTGGCCGTGGCGCGGTGCGCGAGTTCGCCGAGCTGCTGCTGCGGGCGCGCGGCGAGTGGGATCGCCTCGTGGCGGACTACGTCGCGGACAGTGCGCGGGTCGAGGCGGAGGTCGCGTGACGGAGACCGACCTCGTCGCCCGCGGCCTCCGCGTGCTGCGACTCGAGCGGGAGGCCATCGCGGCCGTCGAGTCGCGGCTGGATGCGCGCTTCGCCCATGCCGTGCTGCTGATCGCGAAGTCACGCGGACGCGTGATCGTGGCCGGCGTCGGCAAGTCGGGGCTGATCGGCCGGAAGATCGCGGCGACGCTGACCTCCACCGGCACGCCGGCAACGTTCCTGCACCCGGTGGAGAGTGTCCACGGCGACCTCGGCATCGTGGGCCCGGAGGACGTCGCGATCCTGCTGTCGAAGAGCGGCGAGACGTCGGAGATGCTGCCGCTCCTGCAGGAGCTGAAGCGACTCGGCGTCGGCGTCATCGCGATCACCGGCGACGTGCGCTCCACGCTCGGGCGTGCCGCCGATGCGGTGCTCGATGCCGGTGTGCTGGAGGAGGCCTGCCCGCACGACCTGGCACCCACCACCAGCACGACGGCAGCGCTGGCGCTGGGTGATGCGCTCGCCGTCGCGCTGCTCGAGCACAAGGGCTTCCGGCGCGAGGATTTCGCGCGGCTGCATCCCGGCGGCGCGCTCGGCAGGAAGCTGCTCACCACCGTGGCCGAGGTGATGGAGGACGAACATCTTCCGGTGTTGCCGGTAACAGCCACCATGCGTGAAGCCATCCTCCCCCTCGCCGAGCGTCGCGGCCTCGTGGTGCTCAGCACCGGTGACGGCGCGGTGAGCGGCGTGGTGACGGCAGGCGACCTTGCCCGCCTGCTCGAGCGGAGCGGCGACCCCTTCGCGGTGCCCGTGGCCGACGTCATGACGCGCACGCCGCGCACCGCGCGGTCGGACGAACTGGCCAGCGGCGTGGTCTTCCGCATGGAGCGCTTCGGCATCATGGCGATGCCGGTGCTGGGCCCGGACGACCGGCTCGCCGGCATCGTGCACCTGCACGACCT
The genomic region above belongs to Gemmatimonadaceae bacterium and contains:
- a CDS encoding HAD hydrolase family protein translates to MIDPALARRIALVAFDVDGTLTDNGVYIGAGTGGATGERLELKRFDIQDGLGIVMLRRAGIVVAFISARHSEATTLRAAELGVTLVRQGKGLRKVPELQAIATAHGIPLGDIAFMGDDLADIAVMQQVGLGVAPRNAVAEVSAVATLQLTREGGRGAVREFAELLLRARGEWDRLVADYVADSARVEAEVA
- the ispF gene encoding 2-C-methyl-D-erythritol 2,4-cyclodiphosphate synthase; its protein translation is MAAAQDQRTWAGRLLAASGVTPPLLWGVFPEARGVLRQPGAPDPLSGIEILDVTFPPAFTPALPVRTGIGYDSHRFGIGGPMVLGGIEIPGDIKLVGHSDADAVCHALTDAVLGAAGAGDIGELFPDTDPANRGRNSIEMLRLACASAEQRGWRVAQVDVTVIVERPKLLPYRDAMRASLAHALGLPGESVSVKAKTNEGMGWVGRGEGLACMAVATLIPVRTAN
- the mqnC gene encoding dehypoxanthine futalosine cyclase, producing the protein MRDLLDFYTNAPLLDLGLEADRIRERLHPEGVVTYIVDRNINYTNVCVADCGFCAFYRRPKHHEGYTLSFEEIGLKIEETKALGGVQILIQGGHNPYIPFEWYLDLLRYIKRNHPIHVHGFSPSEVDFFATLFRMEPRDVIRELKSAGLDSIPGGGGEILVQRVRDYAAPKKAGADRWLDMMEIAHQEGMKTSVTMMYGLGETLAERLEHLERVRALQARTGGFTAFITWPLQPENTPEFSHMQKTDATEYLRTVAISRIVLDNVPNLQSSWVTMGMKVGQMALRFGCNDFGSLMIEENVVSAANTTYSTTTAELERLIHDAGFTASRRRQDYSLLPTAPEAAAAA
- a CDS encoding KpsF/GutQ family sugar-phosphate isomerase, with amino-acid sequence MTETDLVARGLRVLRLEREAIAAVESRLDARFAHAVLLIAKSRGRVIVAGVGKSGLIGRKIAATLTSTGTPATFLHPVESVHGDLGIVGPEDVAILLSKSGETSEMLPLLQELKRLGVGVIAITGDVRSTLGRAADAVLDAGVLEEACPHDLAPTTSTTAALALGDALAVALLEHKGFRREDFARLHPGGALGRKLLTTVAEVMEDEHLPVLPVTATMREAILPLAERRGLVVLSTGDGAVSGVVTAGDLARLLERSGDPFAVPVADVMTRTPRTARSDELASGVVFRMERFGIMAMPVLGPDDRLAGIVHLHDLLRAGVA
- a CDS encoding DedA family protein; the encoded protein is MEALLQWLASLPPLALYLALAVTAAAENVFPPLPADTVVGVGSFLAARGSGSLVGAAVSIWAGNLLGAVGMYLVGRRYGSGALMKRLGGADAEARVAALYARYGIWALFVSRFLPGVRAIVPPFAGALRIPLAQALPVMAVASAIWYGTIAWLGFRFGQNVDQLQALIGRATRTSGLIAVAIVAVAVAVIWWRRRAAGRP
- the kdsA gene encoding 3-deoxy-8-phosphooctulonate synthase, whose product is MHDAILFPPDRLFLIAGPCQAEDDALNLRVAEVLARVAERVPGGVIFKASFDKANRSNAGATRGLGLDRGLEALATVRRETGLPVLTDVHLPEQCAPAAEVCDVLQVPAFLCRQTDLLEAAGRTGRPVNIKKGQWLQPEGMTGAVSKVRAVSPHGAAAPLAVTERGTFFGYGDLVVDMRNFPRMREATGVPVIYDATHSVQQPGRGNGGASGGLREFIPPLLFAALAAGAQGLFIETHPDPDHAPSDGPNMVPLRDLPALIDRALESWALARR
- the xerD gene encoding site-specific tyrosine recombinase XerD, coding for MTATQHPLRYADAWLDALTLEQGSSPRTIEAYSGDLHRLHEYLETKGGPPPDQIDARMLRGFIHHLVDLGLAPASVSRMVSAVRGFYKFLVGESYITHDPSGQLETPKKWRTLPDVLSPDEVDRIIGAISLDERLAFRDRALLEVAYGAGLRVSEWISLGIGDVHIDERIVRVTGKGNKQRLVPIGRRALTAVAIYMRELRPSLVHGAPTATLFVNARGGPLSRMGAWKLLRKYVDAAGITTHVTPHTLRHSFATHLLEGGADLRAVQDMLGHADIATTQLYTHVDRSYLQQVHRQFHPRA
- a CDS encoding aminodeoxychorismate/anthranilate synthase component II — encoded protein: MILVIDNYDSFTWNLVQYFGEMGEVPDVRRNDALTVDEVGALQPEAIILSPGPCTPAEAGITVPVIQRWGASIPILGVCLGHQAIGEAYGGRVVRADRVMHGKTSDLVHDGTDLFAGLPSPLRVMRYHSLVVEPATLPATLEVTARATDSATEIHALRHRHHPVWGVQFHPESVLTQEGKALLRNFLALARAGSANPSVPRA
- a CDS encoding CTP synthase encodes the protein MSALAQPQQPTKFIFVTGGVVSSLGKGIAAASLGRLLVARGLRVTMMKFDPYLNVDPGTMSPFQHGEVFVTKDGAETDLDLGHYERFLDRSLSQANNITTGRIYSNVINKERRGEYLGSTVQVIPHITDEIKGAIKRIAPDNDVVICEIGGTVGDIESLPFLEAIRQFRTEVGKANAMFVHLTLVPYIAAAGEVKTKPTQHSVRELMEIGIQPDFLICRTERPLGDDTKRKIALFCNVDFGNVIESRDVPTIYQIPLSFREQGFDARVMARLGLPEAADPDLGQWREIVRRITKPAQRVRIAVVGKYTDFVDSYKSVQESLIHGGIAHDAGVDIAWLSSDRFTDHETARALLSEYDGLLVPGGFGVRGVEGMVEAIRAARELRIPFFGICLGMQVAIIEFARHVAGLPESHSSEFAPECEHRVISLLESQQGVKDMGGTMRLGAYPCVLQPGSRAATAYGAAEVSERHRHRYEVSNQYRDLFTEKGMVLSGLSPDGSLVEIIELADHPWFVGCQFHPELQSRPTRPHALFAGFIGASLREQRARGVDSGEASAAVSGN
- the kdsB gene encoding 3-deoxy-manno-octulosonate cytidylyltransferase, with product MRVLAIIPARRGATRLHDKPLRLLGGSPLVVRVWERVVGLDVAQRTVVATDDAEIVEIIERAGGTAVLTRADHASGTDRVAEVAARPEFADADVILNIQGDEPFIDELAVRGAVQVVVSGAAPIGTAAVPVAPDALGRPDCVKVVCADDGRALYFSRAPIPFLRDASDASVLAPLVRQHLGIYAYTRDALRRWVALPLHPLEQVERLEQLRPLAAGIPIGVASAAPVPVGGIDTEDDLVRANAHWDSIHAVRSPA